GTAGTGGAAGAAGGGTGCACACAGTGAGCCATTAGCATGAGGATCGTTTTAGCTCTAGTGTTTGTCCTAGTTGCACTGGCCGTGGTAGATGCCAAGTGCAAGGAATGTAACCGTAACGAATGTGAATGTCATTTGAAAATCCACCGTggaccatcaccacaaccgtttccgtttttcaagaagaaaaagtgcaaTGTAACTAAGCCGCTTGAATTCAAGCCGAAACCGGATGTTTGCTCGTGCGAACAGGAGTACCGCATTCGACCCCTAGCCCCGGAACATGTTGAACCCAAGTTTGCAAAATCAAGATCATGTGAATGCGGTTTCGAACATCAATCCGATCAGCGGAAAAGGTAGCCGAAAATATGTTCCAACATTGTTAAAGTACGGATGTACTAATACCCTTTGAGTACTTGTTTTTCCACAGTAAATATCCTGTCGATTCGGTAAGCCGTCAGATCGCGATTGAGTATGCACAAATCAAGAGTATTCCCGAGGCAGATTTGTACATGCACGGTAAACCGATGAAGCCCACGCCTATGCCCAAACCGGAAGGTATCCCCGAGGAACGAATGTTCAAAACCAACATGCATGTGCTGGAACTAAAGCCCCCGAAGCGTAAGCGGGTCCGCTGCCGTGTGTGTTCATCGGAAGAGGAAGAAGGTGCACCTTGCAATCCGAAGGATCAAAGCTACTTCGACATCTGCTATGGCAAGGTGGAA
This genomic window from Anopheles maculipalpis chromosome 2RL, idAnoMacuDA_375_x, whole genome shotgun sequence contains:
- the LOC126558697 gene encoding uncharacterized protein LOC126558697; translated protein: MRIVLALVFVLVALAVVDAKCKECNRNECECHLKIHRGPSPQPFPFFKKKKCNVTKPLEFKPKPDVCSCEQEYRIRPLAPEHVEPKFAKSRSCECGFEHQSDQRKSKYPVDSVSRQIAIEYAQIKSIPEADLYMHGKPMKPTPMPKPEGIPEERMFKTNMHVLELKPPKRKRVRCRVCSSEEEEGAPCNPKDQSYFDICYGKVEHKERKFNVLPQDGPVCDRCQDRSSTEEVESTEEDYSPEQPAKHCSKCLKLKKKCDCPSHDSYEPDTEEYDCPFAKKYRKTRSSDDPEPALVV